In the genome of Bacillus sp. S3, one region contains:
- a CDS encoding Gfo/Idh/MocA family protein, with the protein MLQEIVESGEYGRIVGIKGLVAWYRPKSYYDAKPWRGQMKYAGGGVMINQALHTIDLMQLLGGKIESIRGNVDQLLDYGIEVEDTASARMQFESGATGLFFATNANAVNSSVELQVILENGKFTIKDSILTRVNEDGKKEELVEDAKVPGTKFYYGASHKKLIHLFHQCIEEDTDNYVHAREAAVAIQMIDVIRKSSETRQSIQMEG; encoded by the coding sequence AGAGCGGCGAGTATGGCAGGATTGTGGGAATTAAGGGGCTTGTTGCATGGTATCGGCCAAAATCCTATTATGACGCGAAGCCTTGGCGCGGGCAAATGAAATATGCCGGCGGCGGTGTGATGATCAATCAAGCCCTTCATACAATAGATTTAATGCAATTGCTAGGCGGAAAGATTGAATCAATCCGAGGTAATGTGGATCAGTTGCTTGACTACGGAATTGAAGTGGAAGACACAGCGTCTGCACGAATGCAATTTGAAAGCGGTGCCACTGGTTTATTCTTTGCTACAAATGCAAATGCCGTGAATTCAAGTGTGGAACTTCAAGTAATTTTAGAAAATGGTAAATTTACCATTAAGGATAGTATATTAACTAGGGTAAATGAAGATGGAAAGAAAGAAGAATTAGTTGAGGATGCAAAAGTTCCTGGTACTAAATTTTATTATGGAGCAAGCCATAAAAAGCTAATTCACCTATTCCATCAATGTATTGAAGAGGATACTGACAACTATGTTCATGCTAGAGAAGCAGCAGTAGCGATTCAAATGATTGATGTTATACGTAAATCTTCTGAAACAAGACAATCAATTCAAATGGAGGGATAA